Proteins from a genomic interval of Fuerstiella sp.:
- a CDS encoding MoxR family ATPase produces MAEKRDFDEFLEKFHRHHEVMVEELHKVIIGQDVVIDQILAAIFTGGHCLLVGVPGLAKTLVVSTIARLLDVQFHRIQFTPDLMPADITGTNVLEENEQGRREFRFVDGPVFTNVLLADEINRTPPKTQAALLQAMQEREVTVGQQTFNLPEPFFVIATQNPIEQEGTYPLPEAQLDRFMFNVMVDYPTLDEEERILETTTSGESTDVRKVLSARSILYLQKQISLIVASPLIISYVTRLVRATRPGDEAAPEFIKTLVDWGAGPRAGQYLIAGAKAFAAMDGRPHVTIPDVRRVAVPVLRHRISTNFQAQAEGMTTDDIVDKLVAEVPEPNVPKYEE; encoded by the coding sequence TTGGCCGAGAAACGAGACTTTGATGAATTTCTGGAAAAATTCCATCGTCACCACGAAGTGATGGTGGAAGAACTTCACAAAGTGATCATCGGACAGGACGTCGTGATTGACCAGATTCTGGCGGCGATTTTCACCGGTGGACACTGTCTGCTGGTGGGTGTTCCGGGGCTGGCCAAGACACTGGTTGTCAGCACAATTGCCCGACTGCTGGACGTCCAGTTTCATCGTATACAGTTTACGCCGGATCTGATGCCGGCCGACATTACCGGTACAAATGTCCTGGAAGAAAACGAACAGGGCCGCCGTGAGTTTCGGTTTGTGGATGGTCCGGTGTTTACAAACGTGCTGCTGGCCGACGAGATTAACCGGACTCCGCCCAAGACACAGGCGGCTTTGCTGCAGGCAATGCAGGAAAGAGAAGTCACAGTCGGCCAGCAGACATTCAATCTTCCGGAACCCTTCTTTGTGATTGCCACACAGAACCCCATTGAACAGGAAGGGACTTATCCACTGCCGGAAGCACAGCTTGACCGTTTTATGTTCAATGTAATGGTGGACTATCCGACTCTGGACGAAGAAGAACGTATTTTGGAGACGACGACTTCCGGAGAATCTACCGATGTGCGAAAGGTACTCTCCGCCCGTTCGATTCTGTATTTGCAGAAACAAATCAGTTTGATTGTCGCGTCACCGCTCATCATCAGCTATGTCACGCGACTCGTGAGGGCGACTCGTCCGGGAGACGAAGCTGCACCCGAATTTATTAAAACCCTGGTTGACTGGGGGGCCGGGCCGCGTGCGGGACAATACCTGATTGCGGGTGCTAAAGCCTTCGCGGCTATGGATGGACGTCCTCATGTAACCATCCCTGATGTTCGCAGAGTCGCTGTTCCCGTACTCCGTCATCGAATCTCAACGAATTTTCAGGCACAGGCCGAAGGGATGACAACCGACGACATCGTCGACAAACTGGTGGCAGAAGTTCCCGAACCTAACGTACCGAAATACGAAGAATAG
- a CDS encoding 3-hydroxyacyl-CoA dehydrogenase NAD-binding domain-containing protein, with product MSELVLVEVRDDVTVISLMNPPVNALSQAVCRAVLSAVEDAARADAVCAIIITGAGKTFSGGADISEFDSLHQSGIDSEFPMHSMINGIENCSKPVIAAIHGNALGGGLETAIGCHYRIAVADARVGFPEVKLGLIPGAMGTQRLPRLCGIPKAAEICASGDMISANVACELGIIDRIADGDLLEKSLDYAHELVETGGAPRKTSEITDRLGETDENAAALEELRRVVSKRARGQESPLRCIEAVEAAGRNSFADGSQNEFRIFAECLQSTQSQGLIHAFFGERTVSKVPGITKDTQRRSVDSAAVIGAGTMGGGIAMTYVNAGIPVIIREVSQEQLEKGLDRIRQTYGISVKRGRMTEADVDRKMTMITGTTDYAQISDADIIVEAAFEGMDLKKQIFGELDEIAKPGAILASNTSTLDIDEIAAATRRPQSVIGHHFFSPPNVMKLLEMVRGKETADDVIATSLDLARRLRKVGVLVGNCFGFVGNRMFWPYQREAQFLLEEGATVEQVDSVHRRFGMAMGPHAVSDLSGIDVAWRINQEIKDTIPRGMRQPLVADRLYEQGRYGQKTGAGWYRYDGRSAIRDPEVEQLIESCAAESGIVRRDVSDEEIIERTVFSMINEGALILQEGIAMRSVDIDIVYLYGYGFPSWRGGPMKYADTVGLKKVYDRICYYHETQGFWWEPAPLLRDLAESGRTFSDWSKS from the coding sequence ATGAGTGAGCTTGTTCTGGTTGAGGTCAGGGACGATGTCACCGTCATTTCGCTCATGAATCCACCGGTCAACGCTTTAAGCCAGGCGGTCTGCAGAGCCGTCCTTTCCGCTGTCGAAGACGCAGCCCGGGCTGATGCCGTTTGTGCGATTATTATTACGGGGGCAGGAAAGACCTTCTCGGGAGGGGCTGACATCAGTGAATTCGATTCGCTTCATCAAAGCGGAATCGATTCTGAATTCCCGATGCATTCGATGATCAATGGTATCGAAAACTGTTCCAAACCGGTGATCGCAGCAATTCACGGCAACGCTCTCGGGGGAGGACTGGAAACAGCCATCGGATGTCACTATCGGATCGCTGTGGCGGACGCCCGTGTGGGGTTTCCGGAAGTTAAACTGGGTCTGATTCCCGGTGCGATGGGAACCCAGCGTCTGCCGCGGCTGTGTGGAATTCCGAAGGCTGCTGAAATCTGTGCCAGCGGGGACATGATTTCCGCTAACGTTGCCTGCGAACTTGGCATCATCGACCGGATTGCCGATGGGGATTTACTGGAAAAGTCTCTGGACTACGCACACGAACTGGTTGAAACCGGAGGTGCTCCCAGGAAAACCAGCGAAATAACGGATCGTCTTGGTGAGACCGATGAAAATGCGGCCGCGCTTGAAGAACTCAGAAGAGTAGTCAGTAAACGTGCACGCGGTCAGGAATCACCACTTCGATGTATCGAAGCCGTGGAAGCTGCCGGCCGGAATTCTTTTGCAGACGGTTCTCAGAATGAGTTTCGCATCTTTGCGGAATGTCTGCAGAGTACTCAGTCCCAGGGACTGATTCATGCCTTCTTTGGAGAACGAACGGTCAGCAAAGTTCCTGGTATTACCAAGGACACACAGCGTCGCTCGGTCGATTCAGCGGCAGTCATTGGTGCCGGTACCATGGGCGGCGGGATTGCGATGACTTACGTGAATGCTGGAATTCCGGTCATCATCAGGGAAGTCAGTCAGGAACAGCTGGAGAAGGGGCTTGACAGAATTCGTCAAACCTATGGAATTTCTGTCAAGCGGGGCAGGATGACTGAGGCGGACGTTGACCGGAAAATGACGATGATCACCGGTACCACCGACTACGCCCAAATTTCAGATGCCGATATCATTGTCGAAGCGGCCTTTGAAGGAATGGATCTTAAGAAGCAGATCTTTGGGGAACTGGACGAGATTGCGAAGCCGGGTGCGATTCTCGCATCGAATACGTCCACACTGGACATCGACGAAATTGCCGCTGCTACCCGACGCCCGCAAAGCGTTATTGGCCATCATTTCTTTAGTCCTCCCAATGTGATGAAACTGCTGGAGATGGTTCGCGGCAAAGAAACGGCTGACGACGTGATTGCCACCTCCTTGGATCTTGCCCGTCGTCTTCGGAAAGTCGGTGTCCTGGTCGGGAACTGCTTCGGATTTGTGGGGAACAGAATGTTCTGGCCCTATCAGAGGGAAGCTCAGTTTTTACTGGAGGAAGGTGCCACGGTCGAACAGGTTGACAGCGTGCACCGACGATTTGGCATGGCGATGGGACCTCACGCTGTCTCCGATCTGTCCGGGATTGATGTTGCCTGGCGGATCAATCAGGAGATTAAAGATACAATTCCCCGGGGAATGCGGCAGCCACTTGTTGCCGACAGGCTGTACGAACAGGGACGTTATGGCCAGAAGACCGGTGCCGGCTGGTACAGGTACGACGGACGCAGTGCAATCCGAGATCCCGAAGTAGAGCAGTTGATCGAGTCCTGTGCTGCGGAATCCGGGATTGTGCGTCGCGATGTCAGTGATGAGGAGATCATCGAGCGAACCGTGTTTTCAATGATCAATGAAGGGGCACTGATTCTGCAGGAAGGGATCGCAATGCGGTCTGTCGACATCGACATTGTCTACCTTTATGGATACGGATTTCCGTCATGGCGCGGAGGTCCCATGAAGTATGCGGACACCGTCGGCCTGAAGAAGGTGTATGACCGAATCTGTTACTACCATGAAACCCAGGGCTTCTGGTGGGAACCCGCACCGCTGCTCAGAGACCTGGCTGAGAGCGGCCGTACATTCAGTGACTGGTCCAAGTCCTGA
- a CDS encoding SDR family oxidoreductase — MTDRFSLRGRNAIITGGTRGIGLAIAQGFLEAGAKVTICSRKQYNVDEALTELAEFSDSIQGVAAHVGKTEDLERLISHAETRFGPVGILVNNAGTNPYFGPLIKSEEAAWDKTMQVNLKGPYMLSKLVAKKMVAGNGGSIINIASVAGQTALAMQGIYSITKAGVIMLTKVMAKELGAQNVRVNCICPGVVRTKLSEALWADPKMEKQMASLKALGRVGNTDELTGAAVYLASDAGSFTTGATLNVDGGMVI, encoded by the coding sequence ATGACAGATCGTTTTTCACTTCGCGGTCGCAACGCCATCATCACCGGAGGGACAAGAGGAATCGGACTTGCGATTGCGCAGGGATTCCTTGAAGCCGGAGCGAAAGTCACGATCTGCAGTCGGAAGCAGTACAACGTAGACGAAGCATTGACGGAGCTGGCTGAATTCAGTGACAGCATTCAGGGTGTGGCAGCACACGTGGGAAAAACAGAAGATCTGGAACGTCTGATTTCCCACGCGGAAACGCGTTTCGGTCCCGTCGGGATTCTGGTCAATAACGCCGGCACGAATCCGTATTTCGGGCCCCTGATCAAATCAGAGGAAGCGGCATGGGACAAAACGATGCAAGTGAATCTGAAAGGCCCGTATATGCTGTCAAAACTTGTCGCCAAAAAAATGGTGGCCGGCAACGGAGGCTCAATCATCAATATTGCATCAGTGGCAGGTCAGACGGCTTTAGCGATGCAGGGCATTTATTCCATTACCAAAGCAGGTGTGATCATGCTCACAAAAGTAATGGCAAAGGAATTGGGAGCTCAGAATGTTCGGGTCAACTGCATCTGTCCCGGCGTCGTTCGCACGAAACTCAGCGAAGCATTGTGGGCAGATCCAAAAATGGAAAAACAGATGGCCTCTCTGAAAGCACTTGGACGCGTGGGAAATACAGACGAACTGACGGGTGCAGCTGTTTATCTTGCCTCTGATGCCGGATCATTCACCACCGGTGCAACGTTGAATGTCGATGGCGGCATGGTGATCTAG
- a CDS encoding DUF1080 domain-containing protein, translating into MRFLHCSLALIFTIACPVSVFAAEPPAGFQPLFNGVNLNGLHGWDHQAMTKFRDATPDELSQVTAEWTADAEKHWSVENGELVNDGHGKYLATDGNYRDFELLLEYRTVAGADSGIYLKGCPQVQIWDFTDPRKFAIGADLGSGGLWNNSPGQPGKDPLFLADRSLGQWNSFRILQVGSRTSVWLNGQHIVDNAVMENYFDRGAPLPLEGPVVLQTHGGEIRWRHMAIRELSSEEANTFLAAHQRQAFVSVFNGTDLSGWQGAVNDYEVVDGAIRCRDGHGGLLLTENEYSNFIARLEFRLPPGGNNGLAIRSPLTGDPAYHAMCELQVLDSTHEKYVDLDKRQYHGSAYGMTAARRGFLRPTGEWNYQQVVVDGSQIQVELNGALILDTDLAGVTEYMKNSSHPGKDRTSGYFGFAGHSDPVEFRSIAIRKLADSQ; encoded by the coding sequence ATGCGTTTCCTTCACTGTTCACTTGCCCTGATCTTCACAATCGCATGTCCCGTCAGCGTGTTTGCAGCAGAACCTCCCGCCGGATTTCAGCCGCTGTTTAATGGAGTGAACCTGAATGGACTGCACGGCTGGGATCACCAGGCCATGACAAAATTCAGGGATGCGACTCCCGATGAACTCAGTCAGGTCACCGCAGAATGGACGGCCGACGCAGAAAAACACTGGTCCGTGGAAAACGGTGAGCTCGTCAACGACGGTCACGGCAAATATCTGGCCACCGATGGCAACTATCGCGACTTCGAACTGCTCCTTGAATACAGGACGGTGGCAGGTGCCGACAGTGGAATCTATCTGAAGGGCTGTCCTCAGGTTCAAATCTGGGACTTTACGGACCCTCGTAAATTTGCAATTGGCGCAGACCTTGGAAGCGGCGGCCTGTGGAACAATTCACCGGGTCAACCCGGCAAAGACCCGCTGTTTCTGGCGGACCGGTCCCTGGGCCAATGGAATTCGTTCCGCATTCTTCAAGTGGGATCCAGAACATCGGTATGGCTGAATGGTCAACACATCGTTGACAACGCAGTCATGGAAAATTATTTCGATCGTGGCGCTCCACTTCCACTGGAAGGTCCGGTCGTTCTGCAAACACACGGAGGAGAAATTCGCTGGCGTCATATGGCGATCCGGGAACTGAGCAGCGAAGAAGCCAACACATTTCTGGCTGCACACCAGAGACAGGCTTTCGTTTCGGTGTTCAATGGCACGGATCTTTCAGGATGGCAGGGCGCCGTCAACGACTATGAAGTCGTCGACGGAGCGATCCGGTGTCGCGACGGACATGGCGGACTGTTACTCACGGAAAACGAATATTCGAATTTCATCGCCCGACTGGAGTTTCGACTGCCGCCCGGCGGCAACAACGGTCTGGCAATCCGTTCTCCACTCACAGGGGACCCGGCATACCATGCAATGTGTGAGCTGCAGGTCCTGGATTCAACACACGAAAAATATGTCGATCTGGACAAGCGCCAGTATCACGGATCGGCTTACGGGATGACGGCAGCCCGACGTGGATTCCTCCGTCCGACAGGCGAATGGAACTACCAGCAGGTGGTCGTGGACGGATCCCAAATTCAGGTTGAACTAAATGGGGCTTTGATTCTTGATACGGATCTTGCTGGTGTCACCGAATACATGAAGAATTCCTCCCATCCCGGAAAAGACCGAACATCCGGGTACTTTGGATTCGCGGGTCACAGTGATCCTGTTGAGTTCAGAAGTATCGCAATCAGGAAGCTGGCCGATTCACAATAG
- a CDS encoding RraA family protein has product MTISAETLDGLKKFDTPTVCNVIELFAVRPRSTGYMDQSIQACFPKLPPMVGLALTTEFRALSPPKSGDVYGSMDAQLECIESMEAPAVIVFQDLDVPSAAATFGEVMCSTYKAFGAAGLITSGTGRDLDQVDELNFPAFTAGTCCSHGACHMLSVNVPVVVGGISIYPGDLLHGDCNGVTTIPLDVASEIPQACEEFMKAEAYVIDYMKAGSPTIAGLKEAREALMADVKVLGARLRRS; this is encoded by the coding sequence GTGACCATTTCCGCCGAAACACTGGACGGACTTAAGAAATTTGATACACCGACCGTCTGCAATGTCATCGAATTATTCGCGGTTCGTCCCCGCAGTACCGGATACATGGATCAATCTATTCAGGCCTGTTTTCCAAAACTTCCCCCGATGGTCGGACTTGCGCTCACGACTGAATTCAGAGCCCTTTCTCCACCCAAAAGCGGAGATGTATACGGCAGCATGGACGCACAGCTGGAATGTATCGAGTCGATGGAGGCCCCGGCGGTGATCGTGTTTCAGGACCTAGATGTTCCATCCGCTGCCGCAACATTCGGCGAAGTGATGTGCTCGACATATAAGGCATTTGGTGCTGCCGGTCTGATCACGTCGGGAACCGGACGGGACCTGGACCAGGTGGACGAACTGAATTTTCCGGCGTTCACTGCCGGCACCTGTTGCTCTCATGGAGCCTGTCACATGTTATCAGTGAATGTACCCGTGGTCGTTGGAGGAATAAGTATCTATCCCGGCGATCTGCTTCACGGAGACTGTAACGGGGTTACAACAATTCCACTGGATGTGGCTTCAGAGATTCCACAGGCATGTGAAGAATTCATGAAGGCCGAAGCATACGTAATCGACTATATGAAAGCCGGTTCTCCCACAATTGCCGGACTGAAAGAAGCTCGTGAGGCGCTGATGGCCGACGTAAAAGTACTGGGGGCAAGACTGCGACGCAGTTGA
- a CDS encoding cob(I)yrinic acid a,c-diamide adenosyltransferase, whose protein sequence is MVRLDRIYTRSGDSGKTFLGDGSCVAKTSQRIVVMGAVDEVNCHLGTAISHSNDSGLQQLFSRIQQLLFDLGADLCSPIPADPSADQCPRIAKQHTVWLETRIDEATEKLNPLISFILPGGRPAAAGLHLARSVCRRAELEFLRLIESGESATTNSEIGVFLNRLSDLLFVLARRENSDGADDVLWKAGSAVEIN, encoded by the coding sequence ATGGTGCGACTGGATCGAATTTACACTCGCTCGGGTGATTCCGGAAAAACGTTTCTCGGTGACGGAAGCTGTGTCGCCAAGACTTCACAGCGGATCGTTGTCATGGGAGCCGTGGACGAAGTCAATTGTCATCTTGGGACGGCGATTTCCCATTCAAACGATTCCGGTCTCCAACAGCTGTTCAGCCGAATTCAGCAACTCCTGTTTGATCTGGGAGCGGATCTTTGCAGTCCGATTCCGGCCGATCCGTCAGCGGATCAGTGCCCGCGAATAGCAAAGCAGCACACGGTCTGGCTGGAAACCCGAATTGATGAAGCCACGGAGAAACTGAATCCACTGATCAGCTTCATTCTGCCCGGTGGACGTCCGGCTGCTGCCGGCCTGCATCTGGCACGATCCGTGTGTCGTCGAGCCGAACTGGAGTTTCTGCGGCTTATTGAGTCCGGTGAATCCGCCACTACGAACTCCGAAATCGGTGTTTTTCTGAATCGTCTCTCGGATTTGCTGTTTGTTCTGGCCAGACGTGAAAATTCAGATGGTGCAGACGACGTCCTTTGGAAGGCCGGATCTGCAGTGGAAATCAACTAG
- a CDS encoding amidohydrolase, with protein MSVENIQNPALSDLAAEFQKTMAHAWMVRTFIKHCDEVDDFPELMEIVRSVFDMSRAIENKTEDPAVYFRFARKKIGKLRKAVAEFRENAWRASTHTNFQQAVMSIEHATDRMETILQEANRLTV; from the coding sequence ATGTCAGTTGAAAACATACAAAACCCGGCCCTATCCGACCTGGCCGCTGAATTTCAGAAAACCATGGCCCATGCCTGGATGGTGCGGACATTCATCAAGCATTGTGATGAAGTGGATGACTTTCCTGAGCTAATGGAAATTGTTCGATCTGTGTTCGACATGAGTCGGGCAATTGAGAACAAAACCGAAGATCCAGCTGTCTATTTTCGCTTTGCCCGTAAAAAGATCGGCAAACTTCGAAAGGCCGTGGCTGAGTTCCGGGAAAACGCCTGGCGGGCCTCAACGCACACAAATTTCCAGCAGGCGGTGATGTCCATCGAACATGCTACGGATCGAATGGAAACGATTCTCCAGGAGGCAAACCGCCTGACTGTATGA
- a CDS encoding mechanosensitive ion channel, whose amino-acid sequence MPERDSPCDRFHTSIVTAAGLLVLALTASPVPGQTDPVPQTQEPAQQTRSGGQDLTSRVGPQQALRQQITRLTSATETADVDEATREQIRGLLAQATSDMDTADDLAKQNTGVRNRLKQLPKAADQLRNPPPRPAENSVESMTVEELEGEIATQELNLTSAEQQLAKDQQEAESATDRKRLLQERVQAAEQNVTSAVARLKTLPETPVTLLDETLRTSSEANRIRAAAEYDLPRTLLAEVDTNLSLNLPSLRVANLQSLIDSRNVRLQELRTKLKKLRTEQARQELDLAIEARSQLASIDNAEIRELGAFRLELAKETSRITQEDEPHWNQILNRRRDDLDRLTDKGDKIRKRVEQFGTHSTLGREILHFGTELPSLSIIRAEIDQIDVLTTGWRLREIEYEEQKERIQSVIRRFGQTAGTAEREILEHVEDLLNQVNESNIRFFSTLADVNGADLATIAFINDWMTFSSEHALWLRSHEALTLQDAATVLPTMRAQGRDIVQSLMTVAANSGRLLWTLIIPAGLAIVILLAVQSRAREALKQRGKEASQRTCTSLQPTMWTLLLSVGLAAEWPLFLMMTGTVLQRNADNVADALGQALIQLGGIALWLEFIRQVLRPGGLASNHLTWSPVVGDHLRLWLRLVFAVLPLPLFMFLLTRNLPEQSDTTERILFMLLLVCSSTLLCRLFFPLNSRFVRTLVSGSGFLDSTRYLWISVTVAAPLILAVCSAAGFHHTALSLWDRMGWSVVTGTGVILCWSLVMRWLRMNHRAMRLELARERARKRNQSDHTSDSSLAQHAVSEDSELMVFGTQARQLVRNVAVLAMIGCAWGIWFDILPALRIVDRYELWSVQEQVTVTQVTESGDEQSTQRWRTRAVTVGSLLLVIFASAATFTGVRQLPGLIEVILRRRSSLDSGVRYTVSTVSRYVVLVAGTTVVCHSLGLRWSQVQWLVAGLSVGLGFGLQEVFANFISGIIILVERPIRIGDIVTIDGVSGVVSGIQIRATSITDWDRREFIVPNRELVTGKLLNWTLSDSTNRVMVAVGIGYGCDPEKARTIMLNTARAHPNVLDEPGPVATFEKFGDSSLELVLRAYLPNLDNRLSTITELHTRIHHSFAEEGIDIPFPQREIRML is encoded by the coding sequence GTGCCTGAGCGAGACAGCCCATGTGACCGATTTCACACGTCGATCGTAACCGCGGCGGGGCTGCTTGTACTGGCCCTGACGGCGTCACCGGTACCGGGTCAGACTGATCCGGTGCCACAAACCCAGGAACCCGCTCAGCAGACTCGGTCTGGTGGCCAGGATCTCACTTCCCGGGTCGGCCCGCAGCAGGCGCTGCGTCAGCAGATTACCCGACTGACGTCGGCCACTGAAACAGCAGATGTGGATGAGGCAACCCGTGAGCAAATTCGCGGTCTGCTGGCTCAGGCGACATCGGACATGGATACGGCCGATGATCTGGCAAAACAGAACACCGGGGTCCGGAATCGGCTCAAACAGCTGCCGAAAGCGGCGGACCAGTTGCGAAATCCGCCACCACGTCCGGCAGAAAACTCTGTTGAGTCAATGACTGTGGAAGAGCTGGAAGGAGAAATTGCCACACAGGAACTGAACCTGACGTCTGCCGAACAGCAACTCGCCAAGGATCAGCAGGAGGCAGAGTCCGCTACAGATCGAAAACGGCTCCTTCAGGAAAGAGTGCAGGCCGCAGAGCAGAATGTCACTTCCGCTGTGGCACGACTGAAGACTCTTCCGGAAACCCCCGTCACGCTGCTGGATGAAACACTCCGCACCAGTTCAGAGGCGAACCGTATTCGGGCCGCAGCAGAATATGATCTGCCCCGTACGCTGCTTGCAGAAGTCGACACAAATTTATCACTGAATCTGCCGAGCCTCCGCGTCGCAAATCTCCAGTCACTGATCGATTCCCGGAACGTCCGACTTCAGGAACTGCGGACGAAACTAAAAAAACTGCGAACGGAACAGGCCCGCCAGGAACTGGACCTGGCTATTGAAGCCAGGAGTCAGCTGGCGTCCATTGACAATGCAGAGATTCGCGAACTCGGTGCATTCAGGCTCGAACTGGCTAAAGAAACCAGTCGCATCACTCAGGAGGACGAGCCTCACTGGAATCAGATCCTCAACCGACGCCGCGATGATCTCGACCGTCTGACCGATAAGGGAGACAAAATCCGAAAACGAGTTGAACAGTTTGGCACACATTCGACACTTGGCCGCGAGATACTTCATTTCGGAACAGAACTGCCGTCACTGAGTATAATTCGTGCCGAAATTGATCAGATCGATGTGCTTACCACCGGATGGCGACTGAGAGAGATCGAATATGAAGAACAGAAAGAACGAATTCAGTCAGTGATTCGTCGGTTTGGACAGACAGCGGGCACGGCGGAACGAGAGATACTGGAACATGTTGAAGACCTCCTGAATCAGGTCAATGAGAGCAATATCAGATTCTTTTCGACACTTGCAGATGTCAATGGCGCTGACCTGGCCACCATCGCCTTCATTAACGACTGGATGACGTTTTCCAGTGAACACGCGCTTTGGCTGCGCAGTCACGAGGCTCTGACGTTACAGGACGCTGCTACGGTTCTGCCGACGATGCGCGCCCAAGGTCGTGATATCGTACAAAGCCTGATGACCGTGGCTGCAAATTCAGGCAGGTTATTGTGGACACTGATCATTCCGGCCGGACTGGCGATTGTCATTCTGCTGGCCGTTCAGTCACGCGCCAGGGAAGCACTCAAACAACGAGGAAAAGAAGCATCTCAAAGAACTTGCACGAGTCTGCAGCCAACCATGTGGACTCTGTTGCTGAGCGTCGGACTGGCCGCTGAATGGCCACTGTTTTTGATGATGACAGGCACCGTGCTGCAGCGTAATGCCGATAACGTGGCGGATGCGCTGGGACAGGCACTGATTCAGCTGGGTGGAATTGCTTTGTGGCTGGAGTTCATTCGACAAGTACTTCGACCCGGCGGGCTGGCATCAAATCACCTGACATGGAGCCCGGTGGTCGGTGATCACCTGCGCCTCTGGCTGCGACTGGTCTTTGCGGTTCTCCCCCTGCCTCTGTTTATGTTTCTGCTGACACGAAATCTTCCGGAACAGTCAGATACCACGGAGCGAATTCTGTTCATGCTGCTGCTGGTCTGCAGTTCAACACTCCTGTGCCGACTTTTTTTTCCGCTGAACAGCAGATTCGTCCGCACACTGGTGTCAGGATCCGGTTTTCTGGATTCCACACGCTACCTGTGGATTTCCGTAACGGTGGCAGCCCCTCTGATTCTGGCAGTTTGTTCGGCAGCCGGATTTCATCACACGGCTCTGTCACTTTGGGACCGAATGGGCTGGTCTGTAGTGACCGGAACAGGAGTGATCCTTTGCTGGTCACTGGTTATGCGATGGCTCAGAATGAATCATCGCGCTATGCGACTGGAGCTGGCCCGTGAACGAGCCCGAAAACGGAACCAGTCGGATCACACATCCGACAGCTCCCTTGCACAGCATGCGGTCTCGGAAGATTCCGAATTAATGGTCTTCGGCACACAGGCCCGACAACTGGTGCGCAATGTCGCCGTTCTGGCCATGATCGGCTGTGCCTGGGGAATCTGGTTCGACATCCTGCCGGCACTTCGGATTGTGGATCGTTACGAATTGTGGAGCGTCCAGGAACAGGTGACAGTCACACAAGTCACAGAATCCGGAGACGAGCAGTCAACGCAGCGCTGGAGAACCCGGGCAGTGACTGTTGGTAGCCTGCTGCTGGTGATATTCGCATCAGCAGCAACATTCACAGGAGTACGACAACTTCCGGGACTGATCGAAGTCATTCTGCGGAGAAGATCCAGCCTTGACAGCGGCGTGCGTTACACTGTTTCCACCGTCTCCAGATACGTCGTGCTGGTTGCCGGAACCACGGTTGTCTGTCATTCGCTGGGACTCCGCTGGTCGCAGGTCCAGTGGCTGGTCGCCGGCCTTTCCGTTGGACTCGGATTCGGTCTCCAGGAAGTGTTCGCAAACTTCATCTCCGGCATTATCATTCTGGTGGAACGCCCCATTCGAATCGGAGACATCGTGACCATCGACGGTGTGAGTGGCGTGGTATCAGGGATTCAGATTCGTGCCACATCAATCACCGACTGGGACCGCCGTGAATTTATAGTACCGAATCGGGAACTGGTCACAGGCAAACTACTCAACTGGACGCTGAGTGATTCGACGAACCGAGTCATGGTTGCTGTAGGAATTGGCTATGGATGTGATCCGGAAAAAGCCCGAACAATCATGCTGAACACAGCCAGAGCACATCCCAACGTACTGGATGAGCCGGGCCCCGTAGCGACATTTGAGAAATTCGGCGACAGCTCTTTGGAACTCGTACTTCGGGCATATCTGCCGAACCTTGATAATCGTCTGTCGACAATCACCGAACTGCACACCCGGATCCATCACTCGTTTGCCGAAGAAGGCATCGACATTCCATTCCCACAGCGTGAAATTCGCATGTTGTAA